A region from the Nonlabens sp. YIK11 genome encodes:
- a CDS encoding transporter, with amino-acid sequence MMRPLLYIMLSFLVNFIYGQEVVEPATTMNPGEFQAQIATIYTESRELRFRESEIAYNNTLLLYGIVPNLELRLGIDITSSETRENGLLINDRLQGTTPLQVGAKYRFIQQTEAFPEVSVMSHVFLPLTASSDNKPDYLGYDLWLLGLHQLNDQHALLANIGAATGGDSRDILPLYILAHNWLPFEKWGLNTEVYGEFPKDSVAMHYFDIGISHFFKPTIQLDLNAGRGLNNNQTILASVRLTYTII; translated from the coding sequence ATGATGCGACCACTGCTCTACATCATGTTATCTTTTTTGGTCAACTTCATTTATGGCCAGGAAGTGGTAGAGCCCGCAACGACGATGAATCCTGGCGAGTTTCAAGCACAGATCGCCACTATTTATACAGAAAGTCGTGAGTTACGCTTTCGCGAAAGCGAGATCGCCTACAACAATACCTTATTACTTTACGGCATCGTGCCTAACCTAGAACTTAGATTAGGGATCGATATAACCTCGTCTGAAACACGTGAGAATGGCCTGCTCATTAATGACCGGTTGCAAGGGACAACTCCTTTACAAGTAGGTGCTAAATATAGATTCATACAGCAAACCGAAGCATTTCCAGAGGTTTCGGTCATGAGTCATGTGTTTCTGCCGCTTACTGCCAGCAGCGATAACAAACCTGATTATTTAGGTTACGATTTGTGGCTGTTGGGGCTGCATCAACTTAATGATCAACATGCGTTGCTTGCAAACATTGGAGCGGCTACCGGTGGCGATTCAAGGGATATTTTACCCTTATACATACTTGCACACAACTGGTTGCCATTTGAAAAATGGGGTTTGAACACTGAGGTCTATGGCGAGTTCCCTAAAGACAGTGTCGCAATGCATTATTTTGATATAGGCATCAGCCATTTTTTTAAGCCTACCATACAGTTGGACTTGAATGCTGGCCGTGGCTTGAATAACAACCAGACCATACTCGCGAGCGTGCGACTTACCTACACCATTATCTAG
- a CDS encoding sensor histidine kinase, translated as MKLYRNSLRNRIFFSMILLTLISSILIAGMSIYQFSEQGKDYHNKRLERKEAAVLESFKYELRKTDFVVNTANLPIIFRTLISDISDIHELPINMYDLRGNLIKTSSRELTTDSLRRHIDAEILRELKNSDSGRYVTQFEDHNENYRSSYTYLKDNQFKNIAIIHLPYLENDDFIDYELREFLYRIGIVYILMILFSILIAYVLSKYITKSIREISERIKNLSIAKRNKKIDVDVSGTEEINTLVESYNGMVDELEESAVKLATSEREQAWREMAKQVAHEIKNPLTPMRLTVQSFERRFDPQDPEAKEKLAEYSNSLIEQIDVMSNIASAFSTYATMPAQQSEETNVPKITQLALDIFNDSHIEYYEDAPELYAIFDRTQLIRVVTNLVKNAIQAAHPDRDPKIIVSVTHDKNNIYLKVTDNGTGVSPENEFKIFEPKFTTKNSGMGLGLAMVKQIVENFNGNITMQTDYGYGTTFTVCLPKSK; from the coding sequence ATGAAATTGTACCGAAACAGCCTGCGCAACAGGATCTTCTTCTCCATGATCCTGTTGACTCTTATCTCCAGTATTTTGATTGCTGGAATGTCGATCTACCAGTTTTCTGAACAAGGGAAAGATTACCATAACAAGCGACTGGAACGTAAGGAAGCAGCGGTGCTGGAGAGTTTCAAATACGAGCTTAGAAAAACGGACTTTGTGGTCAACACGGCCAACTTGCCCATTATTTTCAGGACTTTGATTTCTGATATAAGCGACATTCATGAGCTGCCCATCAACATGTACGATTTGCGTGGGAACTTGATCAAGACCAGCAGCAGGGAACTCACTACAGATAGCCTACGCCGCCATATCGATGCAGAAATCCTTAGGGAACTCAAGAACTCTGATTCTGGTAGATATGTAACGCAGTTTGAGGACCATAATGAAAATTACCGCTCCAGTTATACCTATTTAAAAGACAACCAATTCAAGAATATTGCGATCATTCACTTGCCATATCTGGAGAACGATGATTTTATAGACTATGAATTGCGAGAGTTTCTATACCGCATAGGTATCGTCTATATTTTGATGATTCTATTTTCCATTTTGATCGCTTACGTGTTGTCTAAATACATTACTAAATCCATTAGGGAAATAAGCGAACGCATCAAGAATTTGAGCATTGCTAAACGCAACAAAAAGATTGATGTGGATGTATCTGGAACTGAAGAAATCAACACACTAGTAGAATCTTACAACGGCATGGTGGATGAGCTGGAAGAAAGTGCGGTCAAGCTGGCGACCAGCGAGAGAGAACAGGCCTGGCGAGAGATGGCAAAGCAAGTAGCGCACGAGATCAAAAATCCGTTGACGCCCATGCGTTTGACCGTGCAAAGTTTTGAGCGCAGGTTTGATCCTCAAGATCCAGAAGCAAAGGAAAAACTAGCCGAATACTCCAACTCACTCATTGAACAGATTGATGTGATGAGCAACATTGCAAGTGCCTTCTCTACGTATGCCACCATGCCGGCACAGCAGTCTGAAGAGACTAATGTCCCTAAGATCACGCAACTGGCGCTGGACATCTTCAACGATTCACATATAGAATATTACGAGGACGCACCAGAGCTGTATGCAATATTTGATCGCACGCAATTGATACGTGTGGTGACTAATCTGGTCAAAAACGCCATACAGGCAGCACATCCAGATCGTGATCCTAAAATTATTGTATCAGTAACTCATGATAAAAATAATATCTATCTCAAAGTAACCGATAATGGTACCGGCGTCTCGCCAGAAAATGAGTTCAAGATCTTTGAGCCTAAGTTCACCACAAAGAATAGCGGTATGGGCTTGGGTCTTGCCATGGTCAAACAAATCGTAGAAAACTTCAATGGGAACATCACCATGCAAACGGATTATGGTTACGGCACGACCTTTACCGTTTGCCTGCCTAAAAGTAAATAG
- a CDS encoding metal ABC transporter solute-binding protein, Zn/Mn family, producing MKNSIYIIIAIFLASCANKESNGKLNIVTTTTMITDMVENIGGDKVNVQGLMGSGVDPHLYKASEGDVSKLFNADIIFYSGLHLEGKLVEVFEQMASQGKNTIAISDALDKKTLIGSEYFASNYDPHIWFDVDYWATMTAYVSQQLSKADPENADYYVANRDAYLEKIQQLKTELTAKINELPQDKRILVTAHDAFNYFGRSFDFEVVGLQGISTATEAGVQDVQRITQFIIDNKVKAVFIESSVPRRTVEALQAAVKAQNHEVSIGGELYSDALGSAGTAEGTYVGMYQHNVETIVNALK from the coding sequence ATGAAAAATTCGATTTATATAATAATAGCCATATTCCTTGCCTCATGTGCCAACAAAGAGAGCAATGGAAAACTTAACATCGTGACCACCACCACCATGATTACTGATATGGTAGAAAACATAGGTGGTGATAAAGTAAACGTACAAGGATTGATGGGTAGTGGCGTGGATCCACATTTGTACAAGGCGAGCGAAGGCGATGTTTCCAAACTATTTAATGCAGACATCATTTTTTACAGCGGCCTGCACCTGGAAGGAAAGCTGGTAGAGGTTTTTGAGCAAATGGCTTCACAGGGAAAGAATACGATCGCCATAAGCGATGCGCTGGACAAAAAGACTTTGATAGGTAGCGAGTATTTTGCCAGCAATTACGATCCTCACATTTGGTTTGATGTGGATTATTGGGCAACGATGACCGCATATGTCAGCCAGCAGCTATCAAAAGCAGACCCAGAAAACGCCGATTATTATGTCGCTAACCGTGATGCGTACCTTGAAAAGATCCAGCAATTAAAAACAGAGCTTACTGCCAAAATCAATGAGTTACCTCAAGACAAACGTATTTTGGTTACTGCGCATGATGCCTTTAATTATTTCGGTAGGTCGTTTGACTTTGAGGTCGTGGGGTTGCAAGGCATCTCAACCGCTACAGAAGCTGGTGTGCAGGATGTACAGCGCATCACTCAATTTATCATCGATAATAAAGTAAAAGCCGTTTTTATAGAAAGTAGCGTACCGCGACGTACAGTTGAGGCCTTGCAAGCCGCTGTAAAAGCCCAAAACCATGAGGTAAGCATAGGCGGTGAATTGTACAGCGATGCGCTAGGCAGCGCAGGAACTGCAGAAGGTACTTATGTGGGAATGTACCAACACAATGTAGAAACCATAGTTAACGCCTTAAAGTAA
- a CDS encoding metal ABC transporter ATP-binding protein has product MEDKIAVAVDDLTVAYNYKPVLWDIDLSIPEGVLMAIVGPNGAGKSTLIKSILGIIDPIAGSVAIYGKPYAKQRDKVAYVPQKGSVDWDFPTTALDVVMMGTYGSLGWIKRPGAKEKKQSLEALEKVGMLTFKSRQISQLSGGQQQRIFLARALVQNAAIYFMDEPFQGVDATTEIAIINILKELRKAGKTVIVVHHDLQTVPEYFDWVTFLNVKHIATGPVKDIFNDDNLTKTYGINYKVAVQQ; this is encoded by the coding sequence ATGGAAGATAAAATCGCAGTTGCGGTAGACGATCTAACCGTCGCCTACAATTACAAACCAGTGCTTTGGGACATCGACCTTTCCATTCCAGAAGGTGTATTGATGGCTATTGTAGGACCTAATGGCGCGGGAAAATCCACGTTGATCAAGTCCATTTTAGGCATCATCGATCCCATTGCGGGATCTGTCGCTATTTATGGAAAGCCATACGCAAAACAACGCGATAAAGTCGCTTATGTACCACAAAAAGGTAGCGTGGATTGGGATTTCCCAACCACGGCACTGGATGTGGTTATGATGGGAACCTACGGCTCGCTGGGCTGGATCAAACGACCTGGCGCCAAAGAAAAGAAACAATCCCTAGAGGCACTGGAAAAAGTAGGTATGCTGACTTTCAAAAGCAGGCAGATAAGTCAGCTTTCTGGTGGGCAGCAACAACGCATTTTCTTGGCAAGAGCTTTGGTTCAAAATGCTGCCATTTATTTTATGGACGAGCCTTTTCAAGGTGTTGATGCTACGACAGAGATTGCCATCATTAACATTTTGAAGGAGTTGAGAAAGGCAGGAAAAACCGTGATTGTCGTGCACCACGATCTGCAAACCGTACCAGAATATTTTGATTGGGTAACATTCCTCAACGTGAAGCATATCGCGACCGGACCTGTCAAGGATATTTTCAATGATGATAATTTGACGAAAACATACGGTATCAATTATAAAGTAGCGGTGCAGCAATGA
- a CDS encoding metal ABC transporter permease, giving the protein MDITQYFTDYTLRTITLGTAVLGAICGMLGSFAVLRKQSLLGDAISHAALPGIAIAFLITGAKDSNVLLLGALVSGLVGTWWIRGITTKTHLKTDTALGLILSLFFGFGMLLLTYIQKQPNANQAGLDKYLFGQAATLVESDVMLMSVVTGVSLIVMLLFWKEFKLLLFDKNYAMTLGFNTKFIDGLISFFIVLAIVIGLQTVGVVLMSAMLLAPAAAARQWTNSLSVMVLLAAIFGMFSGVFGTAISASQPNLSTGPVIVLVAAVFVAVSFIFSPGRGILFKQLRLLRNRRELELQKTLYFMYTIVRKHDDISRPHAIKILNNFQGFTRNTLSQLEHKHWIEINGNQWSMTHSGFETASNLYNTNLPES; this is encoded by the coding sequence GTGGATATCACACAATACTTCACGGACTATACACTACGCACCATCACGCTGGGAACGGCCGTGCTGGGTGCTATATGTGGTATGCTGGGAAGTTTTGCCGTGTTGCGCAAGCAAAGTCTATTAGGTGATGCCATCTCTCATGCCGCTTTGCCAGGTATCGCTATTGCCTTTTTAATTACAGGTGCCAAGGATTCAAATGTGCTCTTGCTAGGTGCTCTAGTGAGTGGACTGGTAGGTACTTGGTGGATTCGTGGGATCACTACAAAAACTCATTTAAAAACCGACACGGCTCTAGGCTTGATTTTGAGCTTGTTCTTCGGTTTTGGAATGTTATTGCTGACCTATATTCAAAAGCAACCCAATGCCAATCAAGCTGGACTGGATAAATATCTGTTTGGACAGGCAGCAACTTTAGTAGAAAGTGATGTGATGTTGATGTCGGTCGTCACGGGCGTTAGTTTGATCGTAATGTTGCTGTTTTGGAAGGAATTTAAATTGCTTTTGTTTGATAAGAACTACGCCATGACCTTAGGATTCAATACCAAGTTTATTGATGGCCTGATTAGTTTCTTTATCGTGCTGGCGATCGTTATCGGTCTTCAAACCGTTGGTGTGGTTTTGATGAGTGCAATGTTGCTGGCGCCAGCGGCGGCAGCGCGACAGTGGACCAACAGTTTAAGCGTTATGGTCTTGCTGGCGGCGATTTTCGGTATGTTTTCAGGAGTATTTGGAACGGCTATAAGCGCGAGTCAGCCCAATCTCTCTACGGGTCCGGTTATAGTTTTGGTGGCCGCTGTATTTGTGGCAGTTTCATTCATCTTCTCGCCAGGTCGTGGGATTCTCTTTAAACAACTGCGCCTGTTACGCAACCGCCGCGAACTCGAACTGCAAAAAACACTCTATTTCATGTATACCATCGTACGCAAGCACGATGATATTTCCAGACCACACGCCATTAAAATCCTGAACAATTTCCAAGGGTTTACTAGAAACACCTTGTCACAACTGGAACATAAACACTGGATAGAAATTAATGGAAATCAATGGTCAATGACCCATTCTGGTTTTGAAACCGCATCCAATTTGTACAATACTAATCTTCCAGAATCATGA
- a CDS encoding metal ABC transporter permease, with translation MNPSIEIQLIAAVTAAACAIPGVFLVLRKMALISDAISHSILPGIVIGFMITQDLASPWLILLAAVSGIITVVLVEMIQKTGLVKEDTAIGLVFPALFSIGVILIAQNANDVHLDVDAVLLGELAFAPFDRLYIGGTDAGPKALWVISTILVITVGLLLAFYKELKLSTFDIGLSSALGFSPVVLHYGLMSVASVTTVAAFDAVGAILVVALMITPAAAAYLLTTDLKKMLWLSLLFGVGSAIGGYWFAKWLDASISGSITTVLGILFFAIYLFAPSKGLIAILLRQNRQRKEVSLLTFLLHLNNHDSLEERHVSHLQEHINWRKVKAKSVLDLAEQNNMITIENQVVSLTKKGLEFTEKALEYIITNKDEKIEDMKDDFFLFRG, from the coding sequence ATGAACCCTTCGATAGAAATACAGCTTATCGCTGCAGTTACCGCTGCTGCCTGTGCGATTCCAGGAGTTTTTCTGGTGTTGCGTAAAATGGCATTGATAAGCGATGCGATAAGTCACTCGATCTTACCGGGAATCGTAATTGGGTTCATGATCACGCAAGATCTTGCCTCACCGTGGCTGATCCTTTTGGCAGCTGTGAGCGGTATCATTACCGTTGTACTGGTAGAAATGATTCAAAAAACTGGACTGGTTAAAGAGGACACCGCTATTGGCCTCGTTTTTCCAGCGCTGTTTAGCATTGGTGTGATTCTTATCGCCCAAAACGCCAATGACGTTCACCTGGATGTAGATGCCGTATTGTTGGGTGAATTGGCTTTTGCACCGTTTGATAGACTTTACATAGGCGGAACAGATGCAGGACCCAAGGCTCTATGGGTTATCTCAACGATTTTGGTGATTACTGTTGGACTCTTACTCGCCTTCTACAAAGAATTGAAGCTGAGCACCTTTGACATAGGACTTTCATCGGCACTAGGATTCTCACCGGTGGTGTTACATTATGGTTTGATGAGTGTGGCCTCTGTCACTACCGTTGCCGCCTTTGATGCGGTAGGCGCGATCCTAGTGGTCGCCTTGATGATCACACCAGCCGCTGCGGCCTATTTGTTGACCACAGATTTAAAAAAGATGCTGTGGTTGTCTTTGCTTTTTGGCGTTGGTAGTGCCATCGGTGGTTATTGGTTTGCAAAATGGCTGGACGCGTCTATTTCTGGCTCCATCACCACGGTTTTGGGAATATTATTCTTTGCGATTTATCTGTTTGCACCGAGTAAAGGATTGATCGCCATACTATTACGTCAAAACAGACAGCGCAAAGAAGTTTCACTATTGACGTTCCTATTGCACCTTAATAATCATGATAGCCTGGAAGAGCGCCATGTCTCACATTTGCAAGAACACATCAATTGGCGCAAAGTAAAAGCAAAATCGGTACTCGATCTCGCCGAACAAAATAATATGATCACCATAGAAAATCAGGTGGTCTCCTTAACAAAAAAAGGCTTGGAATTTACCGAAAAAGCTCTTGAATACATCATCACCAACAAGGATGAGAAGATCGAAGATATGAAGGACGATTTTTTCTTATTTAGGGGTTGA
- a CDS encoding enoyl-CoA hydratase/isomerase family protein — MNNIIVDIENKIATITINRPNKLNALNKETIEELGTAFGELEENEDVRVIVMTGSGEKAFVAGADISEFADFDELEGKKLAGKGQNDLFDVIENCSTPVIAAVNGFALGGGLELAMAAHFRVASDNARLGLPETSLGVIPGYGGTQRLPQLVGKGRAMEMVMTAGMIDAHQALTYGLVNHVVSQEELLDFTYGIAKKIMRNSPMAIAAAIDAINAGFVDGTDGYQVEIDNFGSCFGTDEFVEGTTAFLEKRKAEF; from the coding sequence ATGAATAACATCATCGTTGATATAGAAAACAAGATTGCTACGATAACCATCAATAGGCCTAATAAACTCAATGCGCTCAATAAGGAAACTATTGAAGAATTGGGAACGGCCTTCGGCGAGTTGGAAGAAAACGAAGATGTACGCGTCATTGTCATGACTGGATCTGGCGAGAAGGCTTTTGTTGCGGGTGCAGATATCTCTGAGTTTGCAGATTTTGATGAGCTGGAAGGAAAAAAACTAGCCGGTAAAGGTCAGAACGATCTTTTTGATGTGATTGAAAATTGTTCCACTCCAGTAATTGCAGCCGTCAATGGCTTTGCTCTTGGTGGTGGACTAGAACTAGCCATGGCAGCGCATTTTAGAGTAGCCAGTGACAATGCGAGGCTAGGCTTGCCAGAAACCTCCTTAGGCGTCATTCCTGGTTATGGAGGTACGCAGCGTTTGCCACAATTGGTTGGTAAAGGCCGTGCTATGGAAATGGTAATGACGGCAGGAATGATCGATGCCCACCAGGCGTTGACGTACGGTCTGGTCAATCATGTGGTCTCGCAGGAAGAACTATTAGACTTTACCTATGGCATCGCCAAAAAAATCATGCGCAACAGCCCTATGGCCATTGCCGCGGCCATTGATGCGATTAACGCCGGCTTTGTCGATGGCACTGATGGCTATCAGGTAGAGATCGACAATTTTGGGAGCTGCTTTGGGACTGATGAATTTGTGGAAGGAACCACAGCCTTTTTGGAAAAGCGTAAAGCGGAGTTTTAG
- a CDS encoding metal-dependent transcriptional regulator has product MHSVSEENYIKAINHLQQGDALVSTNEIAGQMNTKASSVTDMLKRLADKNLAEYIPYKGSRLTKLGMDHANQIVRKHRLWEVFLVEKLGFNWDEVHDVAEQLEHIQSRKLIDELDKHLGFPRKDPHGDPIPDRDGNYEEVQQVPLAQLAKGDHGVITGVVDTSRKFLKYLDKHQIELGSKVEVLEREEFDGSFLIKTDHKTLHISESIASNIYLKTT; this is encoded by the coding sequence ATGCACTCAGTATCAGAAGAGAACTATATCAAAGCCATAAATCACCTGCAGCAGGGCGATGCGCTGGTATCTACTAATGAAATTGCGGGACAGATGAATACCAAAGCCTCATCTGTTACAGATATGCTCAAAAGACTAGCAGATAAAAATCTTGCCGAATACATTCCCTACAAAGGTTCCAGGCTCACAAAACTGGGAATGGATCATGCTAACCAGATTGTGCGCAAGCACCGGTTGTGGGAAGTGTTTCTGGTAGAAAAACTAGGTTTTAACTGGGACGAGGTTCATGACGTGGCAGAACAGCTGGAGCATATACAATCCCGCAAACTCATTGATGAGTTGGACAAACATTTAGGCTTTCCCAGGAAAGATCCGCATGGCGACCCTATTCCAGACCGTGATGGGAATTATGAAGAGGTGCAGCAAGTTCCTTTGGCCCAACTTGCTAAGGGCGATCATGGCGTTATCACTGGTGTTGTAGACACTTCTCGCAAGTTTCTAAAGTATCTGGACAAACACCAGATAGAGCTAGGTAGCAAGGTAGAGGTTTTGGAGCGTGAGGAATTTGACGGGTCGTTTCTTATTAAAACCGACCATAAAACGCTGCACATTTCAGAAAGCATCGCCAGCAATATCTATTTAAAAACAACATGA
- a CDS encoding TerB family tellurite resistance protein — MSFFGYIFLFLVLRWLYSLFVNSSTTTQRTGAPFQQRSTTVSPEDFELHLLTLSSIVMKADGKVTQNEIQYVQQYFVSSYGKDRANAIFKVFNEVVKKREINPARVCQYLNARTRYESRLQILHFLFGIAQADGHVSSPEVNMLQQIAGYLRLTQRDFISIKAMFVKDQDNAYKILEIDKSVPDHEVKKAYRTMAKKYHPDKLIDMDEAYKKGAEEKFRKVQEAYETIQKERGMV; from the coding sequence ATGAGCTTTTTCGGTTATATTTTTCTTTTCTTGGTATTGCGATGGTTGTACTCGCTATTTGTAAATAGTTCCACCACAACCCAGCGCACTGGAGCACCATTCCAGCAGCGCTCTACCACAGTAAGTCCAGAAGATTTTGAGCTGCACTTGTTGACACTTTCGTCCATCGTCATGAAGGCTGATGGCAAGGTCACGCAAAATGAGATACAGTACGTACAACAGTATTTTGTAAGCAGCTATGGTAAAGATCGCGCTAATGCGATTTTCAAGGTATTCAATGAGGTCGTAAAAAAAAGGGAGATCAATCCTGCTAGAGTTTGTCAATACCTCAATGCCAGAACCCGATATGAGTCCAGGTTGCAGATTCTGCATTTTCTATTTGGTATCGCGCAAGCAGATGGTCATGTAAGCTCTCCAGAAGTGAACATGCTACAGCAAATTGCTGGTTATCTGAGATTGACTCAGCGTGATTTTATCTCCATCAAGGCCATGTTTGTCAAGGATCAGGACAACGCCTACAAAATCCTTGAGATCGACAAATCTGTGCCAGATCATGAAGTGAAAAAGGCTTACCGTACCATGGCTAAAAAATACCATCCAGACAAACTTATTGATATGGACGAGGCTTACAAAAAAGGCGCCGAGGAAAAATTCCGCAAGGTGCAGGAAGCCTATGAAACCATCCAGAAAGAACGCGGAATGGTGTAA
- a CDS encoding SCO family protein → MKEFLIHNKWRILFMVVLCGGILAAFQYALTPDRQLAVLQPDQFDPSLVDDSMLFVKKYHKIAPFELINQNGDTITQADYQNKIYVADFFFTTCPSICPVMTKNMTMLQEEFKNDPEVLLLSHSVTPEIDSVQVLREYADRKGVIDAKWNLVTGDRKQIYDLARKSYLAAKKNKYGGENAMIHTENFLLVDKEGRLRGRSYDGTDEEDIKALIEDIYVLKESYQVEE, encoded by the coding sequence ATGAAAGAATTTTTGATACATAACAAGTGGCGCATCCTTTTTATGGTGGTGCTTTGTGGTGGGATTTTGGCGGCATTTCAATATGCGCTCACTCCAGATCGCCAGCTTGCCGTGCTACAACCAGACCAGTTTGATCCTTCATTAGTGGACGACAGCATGCTTTTTGTTAAGAAATACCACAAAATTGCTCCGTTTGAGTTGATCAATCAAAATGGAGACACGATTACCCAGGCAGATTATCAAAACAAAATCTACGTAGCCGATTTCTTCTTTACCACATGTCCCAGCATTTGTCCCGTGATGACCAAAAATATGACGATGCTGCAGGAAGAATTTAAAAATGATCCAGAGGTGCTGTTACTCTCGCACAGTGTTACTCCAGAGATTGATAGTGTCCAGGTCTTAAGAGAATACGCAGATCGCAAAGGTGTGATCGATGCCAAATGGAACCTAGTCACAGGCGATCGCAAACAGATCTATGATCTGGCAAGAAAATCCTACCTAGCTGCCAAAAAGAATAAATATGGCGGCGAGAACGCCATGATCCACACAGAGAATTTCTTGCTGGTGGACAAAGAAGGTCGCCTACGTGGTCGTTCCTATGACGGTACTGATGAAGAAGATATCAAAGCACTCATTGAGGATATTTATGTGCTTAAGGAGAGTTATCAAGTTGAGGAATAA
- a CDS encoding aldo/keto reductase — translation MALERYYTLGNTGLRVSRLALGTMTFGKEWGWGNEKADAEKIFDYYLDNGGNFVDTADMYTGGSSEEFLGDFMQARKNREEIVLATKFTFNTSPNGHVNGGGNSRKNIHRTLEESLKRLKTDYIDLYVMHCWDRMTPVEEVMRTLNDLVSEGKILHYALSNVPAWYASKAQMIARYNNYEPISALQLEYSMIQRTIEHEYIDLCQDMNTGIMAWSPLGGGLLSGKYKPGIDDQSDVEGRLKHITDNGGEVSSKDNERNWNIVKALHEVSEEINQPMASVALNWTANQPSVASVLVGATKMSQIEANMKALDFNIPAELMKKLNDASAPDIPYPYTFFQPEMQERIYPDTKVGLKPDGYWKDLRIG, via the coding sequence ATGGCTTTGGAACGATACTATACATTGGGAAATACGGGACTGCGCGTGAGTAGGCTTGCGCTGGGAACCATGACCTTTGGTAAAGAATGGGGTTGGGGAAATGAGAAAGCAGACGCCGAAAAGATATTTGATTATTACCTGGATAACGGCGGCAATTTTGTGGACACTGCAGATATGTATACGGGCGGCAGCAGCGAGGAATTTTTGGGAGATTTTATGCAAGCGCGCAAGAATCGCGAGGAAATCGTTTTGGCGACAAAGTTCACCTTTAACACCAGTCCCAACGGTCACGTCAATGGTGGTGGTAACTCGCGTAAAAACATACACCGTACGCTGGAAGAATCCCTAAAACGACTCAAAACCGACTATATCGACCTTTACGTCATGCACTGTTGGGATCGCATGACGCCGGTAGAAGAAGTGATGCGCACGCTCAATGATTTAGTAAGTGAAGGCAAAATCTTGCATTATGCGTTGTCCAATGTACCGGCATGGTACGCCAGCAAGGCGCAGATGATCGCACGTTACAATAATTATGAACCTATAAGTGCATTGCAGCTGGAATATTCCATGATCCAGCGCACGATTGAACATGAATATATCGATTTGTGCCAAGATATGAACACTGGTATCATGGCGTGGTCGCCGCTAGGTGGCGGATTACTTTCTGGTAAATACAAACCCGGCATTGATGATCAAAGTGATGTAGAAGGTCGTCTTAAACATATTACCGATAATGGTGGCGAGGTAAGTTCCAAGGACAATGAGCGCAACTGGAATATTGTCAAGGCGCTGCACGAGGTAAGTGAGGAAATCAATCAGCCGATGGCGAGCGTGGCACTGAACTGGACGGCAAATCAACCAAGTGTTGCGAGTGTCCTTGTAGGCGCCACTAAAATGAGTCAGATCGAAGCCAATATGAAAGCGCTGGATTTTAATATTCCAGCCGAATTGATGAAGAAGTTAAATGATGCCAGCGCGCCAGATATTCCTTATCCGTACACCTTTTTCCAGCCGGAAATGCAGGAACGCATCTATCCAGATACTAAGGTAGGCTTGAAACCCGATGGCTATTGGAAGGATTTGAGGATTGGGTAG